A window from Sebastes fasciatus isolate fSebFas1 chromosome 22, fSebFas1.pri, whole genome shotgun sequence encodes these proteins:
- the LOC141760555 gene encoding E3 ubiquitin-protein ligase TRIM39 isoform X2 — MHRQERMSFSGSFLSDEQFLCSICLDVFNNPSTTSCGHSFCMACINRYWDGSKIYQCPLCKKTFPKRPEMPINRTLKEIIVSLGGVVVVGGGGGRGGGGGGTDKRGVHGGGGKGGGKGGGGGIPNDLLKELVKKLPRPPLKKSSTLPYLTPGLPGESMPTSSVTPVLASSVPDTSPLATMMNSSEPTTPPPTYERRKYRRRFTVGGLASSLSLPVCEIHHRGLVIYCRTDRECICPECETIDHQDHDTVTLEAEWMETKGQLSVSQQEIQEMISQRISKIEEIRLSANELMMAVEREAAGSVSLFTELVTAIKRSQAELMEVMEMSRRAAQAQADAMILQLELEVAELRGRESSLADLAQSEDYMHCIKMFPILSSPPPAKDWSGVTLSSDLGTGPIYRSLADLVEKFGKELKNFAETGFPASVPELSVVRPQPKRVQEYAVDVTLDCNTAHPRLILTEDMKSVKCGDRHQLLPDNPERFDRVVCVVGREAISSGRHYWEVEVGGKTDWDLGVARQSINRKGKIEVTPSNGYWFLSLRDKNKYAFRSEPSTDVHLNLRPQRIGIYVDFEKGQVSFYNVDAKIHIYTFNDTFSECIFPFFSPCTNKSGKNDGPLVIKPVNMTE; from the exons GATGTCCTTCTCTGGAAGCTTCCTGTCAGACGAGCAGTTCCTGTGCTCGATCTGCCTCGATGTGTTCAACAACCCGTCGACCACGTCGTGCGGCCACAGCTTCTGCATGGCCTGCATCAACAGATACTGGGACGGAtctaag ATTTACCAGTGTCCTCTGTGTAAGAAGACCTTCCCGAAGCGACCAGAGATGCCAATCAACAGGACGCTAAAAGAGATCATCGTATCCCTaggaggagtagtagtagtaggaggaggaggaggacgcggaggaggaggagggggtacAGACAAGAGAGGGgtacatggaggaggaggaaaaggaggaggaaaaggaggaggaggaggtataCCAAATGATTTACTCAAAGAATTGGTGAAGAAGCTGCCTCGGcctccattaaaaaaatcttcgACGTTACCCTATCTGACTCCAGGGTTACCAG GTGAGTCCATGCCGACGTCATCAGTCACACCTGTACTGGCTTCTTCGGTACCGGACACGAGTCCGCTCGCTACCATGATGAACTCCTCCGAACCTACTACGCCGCCTCCCACTTACGAGCGCCGCAAGTACCGGAGAAGGTTCACCGTGGGTGGGCTTGCAAGCAGCTTGAGCCTCCCAGTCTGTGAGATCCACCACAGAGGACTAGTG ATTTACTGTAGGACTGATCGAGAGTGTATCTGTCCTGAATGTGAGACCATAGACCATCAGGATCACGACACGGTGACTCTCGAAGCCGAGTGGATGGAAACCAAG gGCCAGCTGAGTGTGTCGCAGCAGGAGATCCAGGAGATGATCAGCCAGAGAATCAGTAAGATCGAGGAGATCAGACTGTCAGCGAATGAACTgatg ATGGCGGTGGAGCGAGAGGCGGCGGGCAGCGTTTCCCTGTTTACTGAGCTGGTCACCGCCATCAAGCGCTCCCAGGCGGAgctgatggaggtgatggagatgAGCCGGAGGGCGGCCCAGGCCCAGGCCGACGCCATGATACTACAGCTGGAGCTGGAGGTCGCAGAACTGCGGGGGAGAGAAAGCTCCCTCGCCGATCTCGCCCAATCGGAGGACTACATGCACTGTATCAAG ATGTTCCCCATCCTGTCCAGTCCTCCACCTGCCAAAGACTGGTCTGGGGTGACGCTGAGCTCTGACCTGGGAACAGGTCCCATCTACAGGTCGCTGGCAGATCTGGTGGAGAAGTTTGGGAAAGAGCTGAAGAATTTCGCAGAAACAG GTTTTCCCGCCTCAGTACCGGAGCTCAGTGTGGTCCGACCACAGCCCA AGAGGGTGCAGGAGTATGCAg TGGACGTGACTCTGGACTGCAACACCGCTCATCCCAGACTGATCCTGACAGAGGACATGAAGAGT GTGAAGTGTGGCGATCGACACCAGCTGCTTCCAGACaatccagagaggtttgacagaGTCGTGTGTGTCGTTGGGAGGGAGGCCATCTCCTCTGGGAGACACTACTGGGAG GTGGAGGTGGGCGGGAAGACGGACTGGGATCTGGGGGTGGCCAGACAGTCCATCAACAGGAAGGGGAAGATTGAAGTTACCCCGAGCAACGGATACTGGTTCCTCAGCCTGAGAGACAA GAACAAGTACGCCTTTCGCAGTGAACCGTCCACAGACGTCCACCTGAACCTGCGACCACAGAGGATCGGGATATATGTGGACTTTGAGAAAGGACAG GTGTCTTTCTACAACGTTGATGCTAAAATCCACATCTACACGTTCAACGACACTTTCAGCGAGTGCATCTTCCCGTTCTTCAGCCCGTGTACTAACAAATCTGGGAAGAACGACGGGCCGCTGGTTATCAAGCCAGTGAACATGACAGAGTGA
- the LOC141760555 gene encoding E3 ubiquitin-protein ligase TRIM39 isoform X3 codes for MSFSGSFLSDEQFLCSICLDVFNNPSTTSCGHSFCMACINRYWDGSKIYQCPLCKKTFPKRPEMPINRTLKEIIVSLGGVVVVGGGGGRGGGGGGTDKRGVHGGGGKGGGKGGGGGIPNDLLKELVKKLPRPPLKKSSTLPYLTPGLPGESMPTSSVTPVLASSVPDTSPLATMMNSSEPTTPPPTYERRKYRRRFTVGGLASSLSLPVCEIHHRGLVIYCRTDRECICPECETIDHQDHDTVTLEAEWMETKGQLSVSQQEIQEMISQRISKIEEIRLSANELMMAVEREAAGSVSLFTELVTAIKRSQAELMEVMEMSRRAAQAQADAMILQLELEVAELRGRESSLADLAQSEDYMHCIKMFPILSSPPPAKDWSGVTLSSDLGTGPIYRSLADLVEKFGKELKNFAETGFPASVPELSVVRPQPKRVQEYAVDVTLDCNTAHPRLILTEDMKSVKCGDRHQLLPDNPERFDRVVCVVGREAISSGRHYWEVEVGGKTDWDLGVARQSINRKGKIEVTPSNGYWFLSLRDKNKYAFRSEPSTDVHLNLRPQRIGIYVDFEKGQVSFYNVDAKIHIYTFNDTFSECIFPFFSPCTNKSGKNDGPLVIKPVNMTE; via the exons ATGTCCTTCTCTGGAAGCTTCCTGTCAGACGAGCAGTTCCTGTGCTCGATCTGCCTCGATGTGTTCAACAACCCGTCGACCACGTCGTGCGGCCACAGCTTCTGCATGGCCTGCATCAACAGATACTGGGACGGAtctaag ATTTACCAGTGTCCTCTGTGTAAGAAGACCTTCCCGAAGCGACCAGAGATGCCAATCAACAGGACGCTAAAAGAGATCATCGTATCCCTaggaggagtagtagtagtaggaggaggaggaggacgcggaggaggaggagggggtacAGACAAGAGAGGGgtacatggaggaggaggaaaaggaggaggaaaaggaggaggaggaggtataCCAAATGATTTACTCAAAGAATTGGTGAAGAAGCTGCCTCGGcctccattaaaaaaatcttcgACGTTACCCTATCTGACTCCAGGGTTACCAG GTGAGTCCATGCCGACGTCATCAGTCACACCTGTACTGGCTTCTTCGGTACCGGACACGAGTCCGCTCGCTACCATGATGAACTCCTCCGAACCTACTACGCCGCCTCCCACTTACGAGCGCCGCAAGTACCGGAGAAGGTTCACCGTGGGTGGGCTTGCAAGCAGCTTGAGCCTCCCAGTCTGTGAGATCCACCACAGAGGACTAGTG ATTTACTGTAGGACTGATCGAGAGTGTATCTGTCCTGAATGTGAGACCATAGACCATCAGGATCACGACACGGTGACTCTCGAAGCCGAGTGGATGGAAACCAAG gGCCAGCTGAGTGTGTCGCAGCAGGAGATCCAGGAGATGATCAGCCAGAGAATCAGTAAGATCGAGGAGATCAGACTGTCAGCGAATGAACTgatg ATGGCGGTGGAGCGAGAGGCGGCGGGCAGCGTTTCCCTGTTTACTGAGCTGGTCACCGCCATCAAGCGCTCCCAGGCGGAgctgatggaggtgatggagatgAGCCGGAGGGCGGCCCAGGCCCAGGCCGACGCCATGATACTACAGCTGGAGCTGGAGGTCGCAGAACTGCGGGGGAGAGAAAGCTCCCTCGCCGATCTCGCCCAATCGGAGGACTACATGCACTGTATCAAG ATGTTCCCCATCCTGTCCAGTCCTCCACCTGCCAAAGACTGGTCTGGGGTGACGCTGAGCTCTGACCTGGGAACAGGTCCCATCTACAGGTCGCTGGCAGATCTGGTGGAGAAGTTTGGGAAAGAGCTGAAGAATTTCGCAGAAACAG GTTTTCCCGCCTCAGTACCGGAGCTCAGTGTGGTCCGACCACAGCCCA AGAGGGTGCAGGAGTATGCAg TGGACGTGACTCTGGACTGCAACACCGCTCATCCCAGACTGATCCTGACAGAGGACATGAAGAGT GTGAAGTGTGGCGATCGACACCAGCTGCTTCCAGACaatccagagaggtttgacagaGTCGTGTGTGTCGTTGGGAGGGAGGCCATCTCCTCTGGGAGACACTACTGGGAG GTGGAGGTGGGCGGGAAGACGGACTGGGATCTGGGGGTGGCCAGACAGTCCATCAACAGGAAGGGGAAGATTGAAGTTACCCCGAGCAACGGATACTGGTTCCTCAGCCTGAGAGACAA GAACAAGTACGCCTTTCGCAGTGAACCGTCCACAGACGTCCACCTGAACCTGCGACCACAGAGGATCGGGATATATGTGGACTTTGAGAAAGGACAG GTGTCTTTCTACAACGTTGATGCTAAAATCCACATCTACACGTTCAACGACACTTTCAGCGAGTGCATCTTCCCGTTCTTCAGCCCGTGTACTAACAAATCTGGGAAGAACGACGGGCCGCTGGTTATCAAGCCAGTGAACATGACAGAGTGA
- the LOC141760555 gene encoding E3 ubiquitin-protein ligase TRIM39 isoform X1: protein MHRQERMSFSGSFLSDEQFLCSICLDVFNNPSTTSCGHSFCMACINRYWDGSKIYQCPLCKKTFPKRPEMPINRTLKEIIVSLGGVVVVGGGGGRGGGGGGTDKRGVHGGGGKGGGKGGGGGIPNDLLKELVKKLPRPPLKKSSTLPYLTPGLPGESMPTSSVTPVLASSVPDTSPLATMMNSSEPTTPPPTYERRKYRRRFTVGGLASSLSLPVCEIHHRGLVIYCRTDRECICPECETIDHQDHDTVTLEAEWMETKGQLSVSQQEIQEMISQRISKIEEIRLSANELMMAVEREAAGSVSLFTELVTAIKRSQAELMEVMEMSRRAAQAQADAMILQLELEVAELRGRESSLADLAQSEDYMHCIKMFPILSSPPPAKDWSGVTLSSDLGTGPIYRSLADLVEKFGKELKNFAETGFPAPGFPASVPELSVVRPQPKRVQEYAVDVTLDCNTAHPRLILTEDMKSVKCGDRHQLLPDNPERFDRVVCVVGREAISSGRHYWEVEVGGKTDWDLGVARQSINRKGKIEVTPSNGYWFLSLRDKNKYAFRSEPSTDVHLNLRPQRIGIYVDFEKGQVSFYNVDAKIHIYTFNDTFSECIFPFFSPCTNKSGKNDGPLVIKPVNMTE from the exons GATGTCCTTCTCTGGAAGCTTCCTGTCAGACGAGCAGTTCCTGTGCTCGATCTGCCTCGATGTGTTCAACAACCCGTCGACCACGTCGTGCGGCCACAGCTTCTGCATGGCCTGCATCAACAGATACTGGGACGGAtctaag ATTTACCAGTGTCCTCTGTGTAAGAAGACCTTCCCGAAGCGACCAGAGATGCCAATCAACAGGACGCTAAAAGAGATCATCGTATCCCTaggaggagtagtagtagtaggaggaggaggaggacgcggaggaggaggagggggtacAGACAAGAGAGGGgtacatggaggaggaggaaaaggaggaggaaaaggaggaggaggaggtataCCAAATGATTTACTCAAAGAATTGGTGAAGAAGCTGCCTCGGcctccattaaaaaaatcttcgACGTTACCCTATCTGACTCCAGGGTTACCAG GTGAGTCCATGCCGACGTCATCAGTCACACCTGTACTGGCTTCTTCGGTACCGGACACGAGTCCGCTCGCTACCATGATGAACTCCTCCGAACCTACTACGCCGCCTCCCACTTACGAGCGCCGCAAGTACCGGAGAAGGTTCACCGTGGGTGGGCTTGCAAGCAGCTTGAGCCTCCCAGTCTGTGAGATCCACCACAGAGGACTAGTG ATTTACTGTAGGACTGATCGAGAGTGTATCTGTCCTGAATGTGAGACCATAGACCATCAGGATCACGACACGGTGACTCTCGAAGCCGAGTGGATGGAAACCAAG gGCCAGCTGAGTGTGTCGCAGCAGGAGATCCAGGAGATGATCAGCCAGAGAATCAGTAAGATCGAGGAGATCAGACTGTCAGCGAATGAACTgatg ATGGCGGTGGAGCGAGAGGCGGCGGGCAGCGTTTCCCTGTTTACTGAGCTGGTCACCGCCATCAAGCGCTCCCAGGCGGAgctgatggaggtgatggagatgAGCCGGAGGGCGGCCCAGGCCCAGGCCGACGCCATGATACTACAGCTGGAGCTGGAGGTCGCAGAACTGCGGGGGAGAGAAAGCTCCCTCGCCGATCTCGCCCAATCGGAGGACTACATGCACTGTATCAAG ATGTTCCCCATCCTGTCCAGTCCTCCACCTGCCAAAGACTGGTCTGGGGTGACGCTGAGCTCTGACCTGGGAACAGGTCCCATCTACAGGTCGCTGGCAGATCTGGTGGAGAAGTTTGGGAAAGAGCTGAAGAATTTCGCAGAAACAG GTTTTCCCGCTCCAGGTTTTCCCGCCTCAGTACCGGAGCTCAGTGTGGTCCGACCACAGCCCA AGAGGGTGCAGGAGTATGCAg TGGACGTGACTCTGGACTGCAACACCGCTCATCCCAGACTGATCCTGACAGAGGACATGAAGAGT GTGAAGTGTGGCGATCGACACCAGCTGCTTCCAGACaatccagagaggtttgacagaGTCGTGTGTGTCGTTGGGAGGGAGGCCATCTCCTCTGGGAGACACTACTGGGAG GTGGAGGTGGGCGGGAAGACGGACTGGGATCTGGGGGTGGCCAGACAGTCCATCAACAGGAAGGGGAAGATTGAAGTTACCCCGAGCAACGGATACTGGTTCCTCAGCCTGAGAGACAA GAACAAGTACGCCTTTCGCAGTGAACCGTCCACAGACGTCCACCTGAACCTGCGACCACAGAGGATCGGGATATATGTGGACTTTGAGAAAGGACAG GTGTCTTTCTACAACGTTGATGCTAAAATCCACATCTACACGTTCAACGACACTTTCAGCGAGTGCATCTTCCCGTTCTTCAGCCCGTGTACTAACAAATCTGGGAAGAACGACGGGCCGCTGGTTATCAAGCCAGTGAACATGACAGAGTGA